One stretch of Podospora bellae-mahoneyi strain CBS 112042 chromosome 2, whole genome shotgun sequence DNA includes these proteins:
- the NEM1 gene encoding Nuclear envelope morphology protein 1 (BUSCO:EOG09263F3I; EggNog:ENOG503NV8A; COG:K), which yields MNSLNIISSRVSPPPSPGPTRSNSLSTIGLALGSDEASKSRDSQTENALADLGEKQNLTAEPEEFPVENPGSLEEREDLYAIDEKTPLIPPKYETPKVISPRGSPWVLYPKRIANAFVNSLRWILHTLTAPGVYLIACLYSESGEFAPLQQLKKLFSIYGGDAKALAMDYHENIEKSSGSRASRGGSRAGRIPRSSSSSSSGLSSESESDPERKRQGGSRRDSVSGKHHLRSKSLQDTEEIAPARRSIRIKLHAEESLRQRKHRKGQSASSVARAGSAPGGGDGSGDISAHLKSPTSPVAAFTKYPKTPGPPRPLIPRRQPSYINTGDVIPGGTEHQKTLILDLDETLIHSMSKGGRMSSGHMVEVRLNTTYVGVGGQNSIGPQHPILYYVHKRPHCDEFLRRVSKWYNLVVFTASVQEYADPVIDWLEADRKYFSARYYRQHCTFRHGAFIKDLSSVEPDLSRVMILDNSPLSYMFHQDNAIPIQGWISDPTDSDLMYLIPFLEGMQYVSDVRALLALRGGEDGQHMA from the exons ATGAActctctcaacatcatctcgTCACGAgtctctccaccaccgagtCCTGGTCCGACAAGATCCAACTCCCTGAGCACGATAGGTCTGGCGTTGGGCTCGGACGAAGCCTCGAAATCACGGGACAGCCAGACCGAGAACGCGCTGGCCGATCTCGGCGAGAAGCAGAATTTGACGGCCGAGCCCGAAGAATTCCCAGTAGAAAACCCAGGATCTCTCGAAGAGCGCGAAGACCTCTATGCGATCGACGAAAAGACGCCCCTTATACCACCCAAATATGAAACCCCCAAGGTGATAAGCCCGAGAGGCTCGCCCTGGGTCCTCTATCCAAAGCGCATTGCAAACGCCTTTGTGAACTCGCTACGATGGATACTTCACACCCTCACCGCACCTGGCGTGTACCTGATCGCCTGTCTTTATAGCGAAAGCGGTGAATTTGCGCCTTTACAACAACTAAAGAAACTCTTTAGTATTTACGGCGGAGATGCAAAGGCGCTAGCGATGGATTATCACGAGAATATTGAAAAGAGCAGCGGCAGTAGGGCAAGTCGAGGTGGAAGCAGGGCAGGGCGGATACCGCGGTCGAGTAGTTCGTCATCTTCAGGTTTATCTtccgagtccgagtcggACCCAGAGCGTAAAAGGCAGGGCGGCAGTCGGCGGGACAGTGTGAGTGGAAAACACCACCTGCGCTCGAAATCACTGCAAGACACCGAAGAGATCGCCCCGGCCCGACGGTCTATTCGAATCAAGCTCCACGCCGAAGAGTCCCTCCGACAGCGCAAGCACCGCAAAGGACAATCCGCCAGCAGCGTCGCACGCGCAGGTTCAGCGCCCGGAGGCGGTGACGGATCTGGAGATATCTCGGCGCACCTCAAGTCCCCCACCTCGCCTGTGGCTGCTTTCACCAAGTACCCGAAGACCCCCggccctccccgtcccctgATCCCCCGCCGGCAACCATCCTATATCAACACCGGCGACGTCATCCCCGGCGGCACCGAACACCAAAAgaccctcatcctcgacctcgacgaaACTCTGATTCATTCCATGTCCAAAGGCGGGCGCATGTCGTCTGGTCATATGGTCGAAGTCCGGCTCAACACTACGTATGTCGGAGTCGGCGGCCAAAACTCGATTGGTCCCCAGCACCCGATTCTGTATTATGTCCACAAGCGCCCTCACTGCGACGAGTTCTTGAGGAGAGTGAGCAAGTGGTATAACCTGGTTGTGTTTACCGCTTCGGTTCAAGAATATGCCGACCCAGTGATTGACTGGCTGGAGGCGGACAGGAAGTATTTCAGCGCGAGGTACTACCGGCAGCACTGCACGTTTAGGCATGGGGCGTTTATCAAGGATCTGAGCAGTGTTGAGCCGGATTTGAGCCGGGTGATGATTTTGGACAACAGCCCGTTGAGTTATATGTTTCATCAGG ACAACGCAATCCCCATACAAGGCTGGATCAGCGACCCGACGGATTCCGACCTGATGTATTTGATACCATTTCTGGAGGGGATGCAATACGTGAGCGACGTGAGGGCGTTGCTGGCgctgagagggggagaggatgggcaGCATATGGCTTGA
- the QCR8 gene encoding Cytochrome b-c1 complex subunit 8, mitochondrial (BUSCO:EOG09265GSM; EggNog:ENOG503P5D2; COG:C), with translation MQPTQVRLGGGSNAPIGRHNNFLGNWGNFGGMKQKGIVSYGIAPNRQKPLAGAFHDAIFNTWRRFSTQVVYWAPPMIAGYYIMNWAIERNEYLNSKAGRAEFASEEE, from the exons ATGCAGCCTACACAGGTCCGTCTCGGCGGTGGCAGCAATGCCCCCATCGGCCGCCACAACAA CTTCCTCGGTAACTGGGGTAACTTTG GTGGCATGAAGCAGAAGGGCATTGTCTCTTACGGTATCGCCCCTAACCGCCAAAAGCCCCTCGCCGGTGCTTTCCACgacgccatcttcaacacctGGAGACGGTTCAGCACCCAGGTCGTCTACTGGGCCCCTCCTATGATTGCCGGATACTACATCATGAACTGGGCTATCGAGCG GAATGAGTACCTCAACTCGAAGGCTGGCCGTGCTGAGTTCGCCTCTGAGGAAGAGTAA
- a CDS encoding hypothetical protein (CAZy:GT8; COG:H; EggNog:ENOG503NVI2): MRIWARERYAYPVFVDLVQGEAPSQSPQSEVVKQTSTQITLTMSDGTKVVDSDRVYTTLITSLSYLPGLLTLHHSLAHRSKSKYPLIVLYTSSFPQPGLAILRRRNIPCQLITPLFPSSSSSSNTPSYSHDPRFRECFTKLIPFSLVQYKKIIQLDSDMLVLRNIDSLFDIELDSDKRVFAASHACLCNPCQFEHYPDYFRPENCYYTDPTSMGKDYLNGGLQVVRPDLGVYEEIVGYMNTPGIDLSFADQSVLAGCFRDRWVGLGWEFNALKTMRWRGVHDDVWGDGEVRNVHYILTPKPWEEERDEKGRVVMGEGKRGAEDKVTSQWWVDVDDERREREEERGIMDGW; encoded by the exons ATGAGGATCTGGGCTCGTGAACGGTATGCTTACCCTGTCTTTGTAGACTTGGTTCAAGGTGAAGCACCTTCTCAGTCACCGCAGTCCGAAGTCGTCAAACAAACCTCAACACAAATCACCCTCACAATGTCAGACGGAACAAAAGTCGTCGACTCAGACAGAG TCTACACAACCCTCataacctccctctcctacctccccggcctcctcaccctccaccactccctcgcCCACCGCTCCAAATCAAAATACCCCCTCATAGTCCTCTAcacctcttccttcccccaGCCGggcctcgccatcctccgccgccgcaacATCCCCTGTCAGCTCATAACCCCCTTattcccctcttcttcttcttcctcaaacACCCCCTCCTACTCCCACGACCCCCGATTTAGGGAATGCTTCACCAAgctcatccccttctccctcgtgCAGTACAAAAAGATCATCCAGCTCGACTCGGACATGCTGGTCCTGCGAAACATCGACTCGCTATTCGACATTGAACTCGACAGCGACAAGAGGGTGTTTGCCGCGAGCCATGCGTGCTTGTGCAACCCCTGTCAGTTTGAGCACTACCCGGATTATTTCCGCCCCGAAAACTGCTATTACACCGACCCGACCAGCATGGGGAAGGACTACCTTAATGGAGGGCTGCAGGTTGTGAGGCCTGATTTGGGGGTGTATGAGGAGATTGTGGGGTATATGAACACGCCAGGGATTGATCTCAGTTTTGCTGACCAGAGCGTTCTTGCTGGATGTTTTAGAGACAgatgggtgggtttggggtgggagtTTAACGCGCTCAAGacgatgaggtggaggggggtgcaCGATGAtgtttggggggatggggaggtgaggaatgTGCATTACATCTTGACGCCGAAgccgtgggaggaggagagggatgagaagggtAGGGTGGtcatgggggaggggaaaaggggggcgGAGGACAAGGTTACGAGTCAGTggtgggttgatgttgatgatgagaggagggagcgggaggaggagagggggataatggatgggtggtga
- a CDS encoding hypothetical protein (COG:S; EggNog:ENOG503P20M): protein MSLQYLPAVKPSAIALGTVFNHTFELGVLSPLFGKTWQKAKSANTKEEFLKSREASSAAAAWGSALVGSALQSYGVGALINATGTLSYKGAAYLGALIFAATSAPGFISQLVVEHRAFDQVGLNVLAKLFETVGLSVFLSWWGTRTIPFGSGGTPLSRNSFRAE from the exons ATGTCTCTTCAGT ACCTCCCCGCTGTTAAGCCTTCCGCCATCGCCCTCGGCACCGTCTTCAACCACACCTTCGAGCTCGGcgtcctctcccccctcttcggCAAGACCTGGCAAAAGGCCAAGTCTGCCAacaccaaggaggagttcCTCAAGTCTCGGGAAGCCTCttctgctgccgccgcctggGGTTCCGCCCTCGTCGGCTCTGCCCTCCAGTCCTACGGTGTCGGTGCCCTGATCAACGCCACAGGCACTCTCTCCTACAAGGGCGCCGCCTACCTCGGTGCTCTCATCTTCGCCGCCACCAGCGCCCCCGGCTTCATCTCCCAGCTTGTCGTCGAGCACCGCGCCTTTGACCAGGTTGGCCTCAATGTGCTCGCTAAGCTCTTCGAGACTGTCGGCCTTTCTGTCTTCCTTTCTTGGTGGGGCACCCGCACTATCCCCTTCGGCTCCGGTGGCACCCCATTGAGCCGTAACTCTTTCCGGGCGGAGTAa
- the NHP2 gene encoding snoRNA-binding protein (COG:A; EggNog:ENOG503NZ5F): MTTKEVVDIVDKKEKKEKKSKDKSEKKKEKRSDSAGVTKEKKDKKKDKAKQEKLARAAEAHLNAEAAAAKVDSDVEVDREDLIKPAEELVPFAFPLADDKTHKKIYKLIKKGAKVKSIHRGVKECEKAIKKTPAKTPATAPSDAPGLVIIAGDISPMDVIMHFPLLCEEHNVPYLFIKSRADLGVAACTKRATSVVMLKPSGKKAGKDTEMTDADKKSSAEEYLESYKEVLRIAQKEWDAQVQPWVKGTHSKQIAYRQANKQQ; this comes from the exons ATGACCACCAAGGAAGTCGTCGACATTgttgacaagaaggagaagaaggagaaaaagagcAAGGACAAGTctgagaagaaaaaggaaaagcgCTCTGATTCTGCCGGTGTCActaaggagaagaaggacaagaaaaaggacaaggccaagcagGAGAAGCTTGCCCGCGCCGCTGAGGCACATCTTAATGCTGAGGCCGCTGCTGCGAAGGTGGACAGCGACGTCGAGGTCGATCGGGAGGATCTTATCAAGCCTGCCGAGGAGCTTGTCCCATTTGCCTTCCCCCTGGCCGATGACAAGACTCACAAGAAGATTTACAAGCTCATTAAGAAGG GCGCGAAAGTAAAGTCCATCCATCGCGGTGTTAAGGAGTGCGAGAAAGCTATCAAGAAGACACCTGCGAAGACTCCCGCGACTGCCCCTAGCGACGCCCCCGGCCTCGTCATCATTGCCGGCGACATCTCTCCTATGGATGTCATCATGcacttccccctcctctgcgAGGAGCACAACGTTCCCTACTTGTTCATCAAGTCCCGCGCCGACCTCGGTGTTGCCGCTTGCACCAAGCGCGCCACCAGTGTTGTCATGTTGAAGCCTTCAGGCAAGAAGGCTGGCAAAGACACCGAGATGACCGACGCTGATAAGAAGTCGTCGGCTGAGGAGTACCTCGAGTCCTACAAGGAGGTCCTGAGGATTGCTCAAAAGGAGTGGGATGCCCAGGTTCAGCCGTGGGTCAAGGGCACCCACTCTAAGCAAATCGCCTACCGCCAGGCCAACAAGCAGCAGTAA
- the REX3 gene encoding RNA exonuclease 3 (EggNog:ENOG503NZ08; COG:L): protein MEAMEAVLRNFKQIPCPDGDQCTTPSCQWQHSWDRNPPAASSSASPAPITKQDETLAQDPDGPRKRRRTSSEAGSATAITTATGAVSPPPLKRKAPEHSTLPAPASKVQRPVATAPASLTTPSRATAPISASPSTASKQSAAKQITAPKQQATPRKPETLNPRHLTSAAPASHEFRFKALKMLHEQFKRLNDEVKKDAKEDEQKLVLTEQELIWLALDVEQKMATEKPVIYTNVIKNEIMAYRKKTPGRWRDERLVEWQKKNEPKTPVKKLRLGPPKEVKTGLTPQEEVSFLVHLLTPITELAEHGYVVRPPTYEEIRRAREGEEASLGWEVCDRCTTRFQVFPGRREEDGALTSGGTCTHHSGRAYFPERVPGTVDRPPKRYRCCQETVGESTGCTVGSTHVFKASAPSRLAALMPFMETPPNPSVPKDRAVCFDCEMGYTARGLELIRLTATSWPDGKELLDVIVRPIGEVLDLNSRYSGVWPEDIANAEEWSPGKPLTTVVESSDTGRTKKKHMKIVPSPMVARDLLFSLICPETPLIGHALENDLNAVRIVHPTIIDTALLFPHRRGLPMRYSLKMLMETELNKAIQVDTKENRGHDSGEDARAAGELVRLKVMEKWDQMKGEGWMVVDGAFVPPGWGKTNIKGGALSERFLEKKEEGELGEEDEVEPAVLDGSGTGGKLYSL, encoded by the coding sequence ATGGAGGCTATGGAGGCAGTCCTTCGCAACTTCAAGCAGATTCCCTGCCCCGACGGCGACCAGTGTACCACGCCTTCGTGTCAGTGGCAGCACAGTTGGGATAGGAATCCCCCAGCGGCCTCTTCATCGGCATCACCTGCGCCCATCACGAAGCAAGACGAGACTTTAGCTCAGGACCCGGATGGCCCGCGGAAACGACGTAGGACCTCGTCCGAAGCTGGGTCCGCGACTGCTATTACCACTGCTACAGGAGCtgtctctcctcccccgctcAAGCGCAAAGCACCTGAGCACTCGACTTTGCCCGCTCCGGCCAGCAAGGTACAAAGGCCGGTTGCCACTGCTCCCGCATCCTTGACAACTCCCTCCAGAGCAACTGCTCCGATCAGCGCTAGCCCCAGCACTGCATCGAAGCAAAGCGCCGCCAAACAGATCACAGCCCCAAAGCAACAAGCCACACCACGCAAACCAGAGACGCTCAACCCGCGCCATCTCACCTCGGCTGCCCCAGCCTCCCATGAGTTCCGGTTCAAGGCCCTCAAGATGCTTCATGAGCAGTTCAAGCGACTCAACGATGAAGTAAAAAAGGACGCCAAAGAAGACGAACAGAAACTTGTCCTCACAGAACAAGAACTCATCTGGTTGGCCCTGGATGTCGAGCAGAAGATGGCCACAGAGAAGCCCGTCATCTATACCAACGTCATCAAGAACGAGATCATGGCGTACAGGAAGAAAACCCCCGGTCGGTGGAGAGACGAGCGACTTGTCGagtggcagaagaagaacgaGCCCAAGACCCCGGTCAAGAAGTTGAGACTTGGCCCGcccaaggaggtcaagacaGGTCTAACTCCCCAGGAAGAGGTCAGTTTCCTCGTCCACCTtctcacccccatcaccgagCTTGCCGAACATGGTTATGTCGTCAGGCCACCTACCTACGAGGAAATCAGAAGAGCCCGTGAGGGCGAAGAGGCGTCCTTGGGATGGGAGGTATGTGACCGCTGTACCACAAGATTCCAAGTGTTTCCTGGAAGAcgagaggaagatggtgcCCTCACCTCAGGTGGGACCTGCACCCATCACAGCGGTCGAGCGTACTTCCCCGAGCGAGTCCCGGGCACCGTCGACCGACCGCCGAAGCGATATCGCTGTTGCCAGGAAACAGTGGGCGAATCCACTGGCTGCACCGTCGGAAGTACCCATGTCTTCAAAGCCTCTGCTCCGTCTCGACTGGCTGCGTTGATGCCCTTCATGGAAACACCGCCCAATCCGTCGGTACCCAAGGATCGCGCTGTTTGCTTTGACTGCGAGATGGGCTACACTGCCCGCGGACTGGAGCTGATCCGGCTGACAGCCACCAGTTGGCCAGATGGCAAGGAGCTGCTCGACGTGATTGTCCGCCCCATTGGTGAGGTTCTCGACCTCAACTCGCGCTACTCTGGTGTTTGGCCCGAGGACATTGCCAACGCGGAGGAGTGGTCGCCAGGCAAGCCTCTTACTACTGTTGTCGAGTCTTCGGATACCGGTCgtaccaagaagaagcacatGAAAATTGTTCCTTCCCCCATGGTGGCACGTGACTTGCTCTTTTCGTTGATCTGCCCCGAGACTCCGCTTATTGGGCACGCTCTGGAGAACGACTTGAACGCGGTTCGCATTGTTCACCCTACCATCATCGACACGGCGCTCCTTTTTCCTCACAGGCGCGGCTTACCCATGCGATATAGTTTGAAGATGCTTATGGAGACAGAGCTCAACAAGGCCATCCAGGTGGACACCAAGGAGAACCGGGGTCACGACAGCGGCGAGGATGCCAGGGCCGCTGGAGAGCTCGTCAGGCTGAAGGTCATGGAGAAGTGGGACCAGAtgaagggagagggttggatggtggttgatggggcTTTTGTGCCGCCTGGGTGGGGCAAGACAAATATCAAGGGAGGAGCTTTGAGTGAAAGATtcctggagaagaaggaggaaggggagttgggggaggaagacgaggtaGAGCCGGCGGTGTTGGATGGCAGTGGCACAGGAGGCAAGCTTTACTCTCTTTAG
- the PHB1 gene encoding Prohibitin-1, subunit of the prohibitin complex (Phb1p-Phb2p) (COG:O; EggNog:ENOG503NW8M), translated as MRPGHLSTTNIWKVGCPQSFMSPLQKKLHPFPSPSPSQRNPTDTVEVNSASLHTMAARGLGFIYAAALPAVVGASFLQSALYDVKGGTRAVIFDRMSGVKEQVVSEGTHFLIPWLQKAIIFDVRTKPRIIGTTTGSKDLQMVSLTLRVLHRPDVQALPKIYQQLGQDYDERVLPSIGNEVLKSIVAQFDAAELITQREAVSNRIRTDLMKRAREFNIALEDVSITHMTFGKEFTKAVEQKQIAQQDAERARFIVERAEQERQANVIRAEGEAESAEAISKAIAKAGDGLIQVRKIEASREIAQTLASNPNVAYLPGGGKGTNLLMNVGRA; from the exons ATGCGCCCGGGCCATCTCTCAACGACGAACATTTGGAAAGTGGGCTGCCCGCAGAGCTTCATGTCCCCACTTCAGAAGAAGCTCCATCCAttcccatcgccatcaccatcgcaAAGGAATCCCACCGACACAGTCGAGGTCAACAGCGCCTCTCTACACACAATGGCCGCCAGAGGTCTCGGTTTCATTTATGCGGCTGCGCTCCCCGCAGTGGTCGGCGCAAGCTTTCTCCAGTCGGCCCTCTACGATGTCAAGGGCGGTACCAGAGCTGTTATTTTCGACAGGATGTCCGGTGTAAAGGAGCAGGTCGTTAGCGAAGGCACACATTTCCTCATTCCCTGGCTGCAAaaggccatcatcttcgatGTACGGACAAAGCCTCGCATCatcggcaccaccaccggctccAAGGATTTGCAAATGGTCAGCTTGACGCTCAGAGTACTTCACAGGCCCGATGTTCAGGCTCTCCCCAAGATCTACCAG CAACTCGGCCAAGATTACGATGAGCGTGTGCTCCCCTCCATCGGTAACGAAGTCCTCAAGTCTATCGTTGCCCAGTTCGATGCCGCCGAGCTCATCACCCAGCGTGAGGCTGTCTCCAACCGGATCCGGACCGACCTTATGAAGCGTGCCCGCGAGTTCAACATTGCTCTCGAAGATGTGTCCATCACTCACATGACGTTCGGCAAGGAGTTCACCAAGGCCGTCGAGCAGAAGCAGATTGCGCAGCAGGATGCCGAGAGGGCGCGCTTCATCGTTGAGCGGGCCGAGCAGGAGCGCCAGGCCAATGTTATTCGTGCCGAGGGTGAAGCCGAGAGTGCTGAGGCTATCAGCAAGGCGATTGCCAAGGCCGGCGATGGTCTTATCCAAGTGCGCAAAATCGAGGCCAGCAGAGAGATTGCGCAGACACTGGCTTCCAACCCCAATGTGGCCTATCTTCCAGGCGGTGGCAAGGGCACGAACCTGTTGATGAACGTTGGGCGGGCGTAG